From a single Loxodonta africana isolate mLoxAfr1 chromosome 9, mLoxAfr1.hap2, whole genome shotgun sequence genomic region:
- the UCK1 gene encoding uridine-cytidine kinase 1 isoform X1, giving the protein MASAGGGDCAAAAPEADRPHQRPFLIGVSGGTASGKSTVCEKIMELLGQNEVDHRQRKLVILSQDRFYKVLTAEQKAKALKGQYNFDHPDAFDNDLMHRTLKNIVEGKTVEVPTYDFVTHSRLLETTVVYPADVVLFEGILVFYSQEIRDMFHLRLFVDTDSDVRLSRRVLRDVQRGRDLEQILTQYTTFVKPAFEEFCLPTKKYADVIIPRGVDNMVAINLIVQHIQDILNGDICKWHRGGSNGRSYKRTFSEPGDHPGVLTSGKRSHLESSSRPH; this is encoded by the exons ATGGCTTCGGCTGGAGGCGGCGACTGCGCGGCCGCTGCGCCGGAGGCAGACCGCCCTCACCAGCGGCCTTTCCTGATCGGGGTGAGCGGCGGCACTGCGAGCGGGAAG TCAACCGTGTGTGAGAAGATCATGGAGCTGCTGGGGCAGAACGAAGTAGACCACCGACAGCGCAAGTTGGTCATCTTAAGCCAAGACAGGTTCTATAAGGTCTTGACGGCAGAACAAAAGGCGAAGGCCTTGAAGGGGCAGTACAATTTCGACCACCCAG ATGCTTTTGATAATGACTTGATGCATAGGACTCTGAAAAACATCGTGGAGGGCAAAACTGTTGAGGTCCCCACCTATGATTTTGTGACCCATTCAAG GTTACTGGAGACAACGGTGGTCTACCCTGCAGACGTGGTTCTCTTTGAGGGCATTTTGGTGTTCTATAGCCAGGAGATCCGGGACATGTTCCACCTGCGCCTCTTTGTGGACACCGACTCTGATGTCAGGCTGTCGCGAAGAG TTCTTCGGGACGTGCAGCGCGGGAGGGACCTGGAGCAGATTCTAACACAGTACACCACCTTTGTCAAGCCAGCCTTTGAGGAGTTCTGCCTGCCG ACAAAGAAGTATGCCGATGTGATCATCCCTCGAGGGGTTGACAATATGG TTGCTATCAACCTGATTGTACAGCACATCCAGGACATTCTCAACGGTGACATCTGCAAGTGGCACAGAGGAGGGTCCAATGGACGGAGCTACAAGAGGACGTTTTCTGAGCCTGGAGACCATCCTGGGGTGCTGACCTCTGGCAAACGGTCTCACCTGGAGTCCAGCAGCAGACCCCACTGA
- the UCK1 gene encoding uridine-cytidine kinase 1 isoform X2 yields the protein MASAGGGDCAAAAPEADRPHQRPFLIGSTVCEKIMELLGQNEVDHRQRKLVILSQDRFYKVLTAEQKAKALKGQYNFDHPDAFDNDLMHRTLKNIVEGKTVEVPTYDFVTHSRLLETTVVYPADVVLFEGILVFYSQEIRDMFHLRLFVDTDSDVRLSRRVLRDVQRGRDLEQILTQYTTFVKPAFEEFCLPTKKYADVIIPRGVDNMVAINLIVQHIQDILNGDICKWHRGGSNGRSYKRTFSEPGDHPGVLTSGKRSHLESSSRPH from the exons ATGGCTTCGGCTGGAGGCGGCGACTGCGCGGCCGCTGCGCCGGAGGCAGACCGCCCTCACCAGCGGCCTTTCCTGATCGGG TCAACCGTGTGTGAGAAGATCATGGAGCTGCTGGGGCAGAACGAAGTAGACCACCGACAGCGCAAGTTGGTCATCTTAAGCCAAGACAGGTTCTATAAGGTCTTGACGGCAGAACAAAAGGCGAAGGCCTTGAAGGGGCAGTACAATTTCGACCACCCAG ATGCTTTTGATAATGACTTGATGCATAGGACTCTGAAAAACATCGTGGAGGGCAAAACTGTTGAGGTCCCCACCTATGATTTTGTGACCCATTCAAG GTTACTGGAGACAACGGTGGTCTACCCTGCAGACGTGGTTCTCTTTGAGGGCATTTTGGTGTTCTATAGCCAGGAGATCCGGGACATGTTCCACCTGCGCCTCTTTGTGGACACCGACTCTGATGTCAGGCTGTCGCGAAGAG TTCTTCGGGACGTGCAGCGCGGGAGGGACCTGGAGCAGATTCTAACACAGTACACCACCTTTGTCAAGCCAGCCTTTGAGGAGTTCTGCCTGCCG ACAAAGAAGTATGCCGATGTGATCATCCCTCGAGGGGTTGACAATATGG TTGCTATCAACCTGATTGTACAGCACATCCAGGACATTCTCAACGGTGACATCTGCAAGTGGCACAGAGGAGGGTCCAATGGACGGAGCTACAAGAGGACGTTTTCTGAGCCTGGAGACCATCCTGGGGTGCTGACCTCTGGCAAACGGTCTCACCTGGAGTCCAGCAGCAGACCCCACTGA
- the UCK1 gene encoding uridine-cytidine kinase 1 isoform X3 has translation MASAGGGDCAAAAPEADRPHQRPFLIGVSGGTASGKSTVCEKIMELLGQNEVDHRQRKLVILSQDRFYKVLTAEQKAKALKGQYNFDHPDAFDNDLMHRTLKNIVEGKTVEVPTYDFVTHSRLLETTVVYPADVVLFEGILVFYSQEIRDMFHLRLFVDTDSDVRLSRRVLRDVQRGRDLEQILTQYTTFVKPAFEEFCLPGLCRMLRVPEEEHCYCGKMPHVTWPCEPSR, from the exons ATGGCTTCGGCTGGAGGCGGCGACTGCGCGGCCGCTGCGCCGGAGGCAGACCGCCCTCACCAGCGGCCTTTCCTGATCGGGGTGAGCGGCGGCACTGCGAGCGGGAAG TCAACCGTGTGTGAGAAGATCATGGAGCTGCTGGGGCAGAACGAAGTAGACCACCGACAGCGCAAGTTGGTCATCTTAAGCCAAGACAGGTTCTATAAGGTCTTGACGGCAGAACAAAAGGCGAAGGCCTTGAAGGGGCAGTACAATTTCGACCACCCAG ATGCTTTTGATAATGACTTGATGCATAGGACTCTGAAAAACATCGTGGAGGGCAAAACTGTTGAGGTCCCCACCTATGATTTTGTGACCCATTCAAG GTTACTGGAGACAACGGTGGTCTACCCTGCAGACGTGGTTCTCTTTGAGGGCATTTTGGTGTTCTATAGCCAGGAGATCCGGGACATGTTCCACCTGCGCCTCTTTGTGGACACCGACTCTGATGTCAGGCTGTCGCGAAGAG TTCTTCGGGACGTGCAGCGCGGGAGGGACCTGGAGCAGATTCTAACACAGTACACCACCTTTGTCAAGCCAGCCTTTGAGGAGTTCTGCCTGCCG GGCCTTTGCAGAATGCTCAGAGTTCCAGAGGAAGAACATTGTTACTGTGGAAAGATGCCACACGTAACTTGGCCCTGCGAACCGAGTCGTTAG